A single window of Callithrix jacchus isolate 240 chromosome 6, calJac240_pri, whole genome shotgun sequence DNA harbors:
- the SPEG gene encoding striated muscle preferentially expressed protein kinase isoform X29, protein MKKLWVKKRFQKTGHSRRAFGRLTHVFRSCRKQSYDSETAEDDISDVQGTQRLELRDDGAFSTPTGGSDTLVGTSLDTPPTSVTGTSEEQVSWWGSGQTVLEQEAGSGGGTRRLPGSPRQAQATGAGPRHLGVEPLVRASRANLVGASWGSEDSLSVASDLYGSAFSLYRGRALSIHVSVPQSGLRREEPDLQPQLASEAPRRPAQPLPSKSALLPPPSPRVGKRSPPGPSAQPAATTTSPHRRTQEPVLPEDTTAEEKRGKKSKSSGPSLAGTAESRPQTPLSEASGRLSALGRSPRLVRAGSRILDKLQFFEERRRSLERSDSPPAPLRPWVPLRKARSLEQPKSERGAPWGTPGASQEELRAPGSVAERRRLFQQKAASLDERTRQRSPASDLELRFAQELGRIRRSTSREELVRSHESLRATLQRAPSPREPGEPPLFSRPSTPKTSRAVSPAATQPPPPSSAGKPGDEPGRPRSRGPAGRTEPGEGPQQEVRRRDQFPLTRSRAIQECRSPVPPPAADPPEARTKAPPGRKREPPAQAVRFLPWATPGLEGAAVPQTLEKNRAGPEAEKRLRRGPEEDGPWGLWDRRGARSQGKGRRARPTSPELESSDDSYVSAGEEPLEAPVFEIPLQNVVVAPGTDVLLKCIVTANPQPQVSWHKDGSALHSEGRLLLRAEGERHTLLLREARVADAGNYMATATNELGQATCAASLTVRPGGSTSPFSSPITSDEEYLSPPEEFPEPGETWPRTPTMKPSPSQNRRSSDTGSKAPPTFKVSLMDQSVREGQDVIMSIRVHGEPKPVVSWLRNRQPVRPDQRRFAEEAEGGLCRLRILAAERGDAGFYTCKAVNEYGARQCEARLEVRGE, encoded by the exons ATGAAGAAGCTGTGGGTGAAGAAGCGTTTCCAG AAAACCGGCCATTCCCGCCGGGCCTTTGGCCGACTCACCCATG TTTTCCGCTCCTGCAGAAAGCAAAGTTACG ACTCAGAGACAGCTGAGGATGACATCAGCGATGTGCAGGGGACCCAGCGCCTGGAGCTTCGGGATGACGGGGCCTTCAGCACCCCCACGG GGGGCTCTGACACCCTGGTGGGCACCTCCCTGGACACACCCCCGACCTCCGTGACAGGGACCTCAGAGGAGCAAGTGAGCTGGTGGGGCAGCGGGCAGACGGTCCTGGAGCAGGAAGCGGGCAGTGGGGGTGGCACCCGCCGCCTCCCGGGCAGCCCAAGGCAAGCACAGGCAACCGGGGCCGGGCCACGGCACCTGGGGGTGGAGCCGCTGGTGCGGGCATCTCGAGCTAATCTGGTGGGCGCAAGCTGGGGGTCAGAGGATAGCCTTTCCGTGGCCAGTGACCTGTACGGCAGCGCATTCAGCCTGTACAGAGGACGGGCGCTCTCGATCCACGT CAGCGTCCCTCAGAGCGGGTTGCGCAGGGAGGAGCCCGACCTTCAGCCTCAGCTGGCCAGCGAAGCCCCGCGCCGTCCGGCCCAGCCACTTCCCTCCAAATCCGCGCTGCTTCCCCCACCGTCCCCTCGGGTGGGGAAGCGGTCCCCACCGGGACCCTCGGCCCAGCCCGCGGCCACCACCACGTCACCCCACCGCCGCACTCAGGAGCCAGTGCTGCCCGAGGACACCACTGCGGAAGAGAAGCGGGGGAAGAAGTCCAAGTCGTCTGGGCCCTCCCTGGCTGGCACCGCGGAATCCCGACCCCAGACGCCGCTGAGCGAGGCCTCCGGCCGCCTGTCGGCGCTGGGCCGTTCGCCTAGGCTGGTGCGCGCCGGCTCCCGCATCCTGGACAAGCTGCAGTTCTTCGAGGAGCGACGGCGCAGCCTGGAGCGCAGCGACTCGCCGCCGGCGCCCCTGCGGCCCTGGGTGCCCCTGCGCAAGGCCCGCTCTCTGGAACAGCCCAAGTCGGAGCGCGGCGCGCCGTGGGGCACCCCCGGAGCCTCGCAGGAAGAGCTGCGGGCGCCGGGCAGCGTGGCCGAGCGGCGCCGCCTGTTCCAGCAGAAAGCAGCCTCGCTGGACGAGCGCACACGGCAGCGCAGCCCGGCCTCCGACCTCGAGCTGCGCTTCGCCCAGGAGCTGGGCCGCATCCGCCGCTCCACGTCGCGGGAGGAGCTAGTGCGTTCGCACGAGTCCTTGCGCGCCACGCTGCAGCGCGCGCCGTCCCCTCGAGAGCCCGGCGAGCCCCCGCTCTTCTCTCGGCCCTCCACCCCCAAGACTTCGCGGGCCGTGAGCCCTGCCGCCACCCAGCCGCCCCCTCCAAGCAGCGCGGGGAAGCCTGGGGACGAGCCTGGGAGGCCCAGGAGCCGCGGGCCGGCGGGCAGGACGGAGCCGGGGGAAGGCCCGCAGCAGGAAGTTAGGCGTCGGGACCAATTCCCGCTGACCCGGAGCAGAGCCATCCAGGAGTGCAGGAGCCCCGTGCCGCCCCCCGCCGCCGATCCCCCCGAGGCCAGGACGAAGGCCCCCCCTGGTCGGAAGCGGGAGCCCCCGGCGCAGGCCGTGCGCTTCCTGCCCTGGGCCACCCCGGGCCTGGAAGGCGCTGCTGTACCCCAGACCTTGGAGAAGAACAGGGCGGGGCCCGAGGCAGAGAAGAGGCTGCGCAGAGGGCCAGAGGAAGACGGTCCCTGGGGGCTCTGGGACCGCCGAGGGGCCCGCAGCCAGGGCAAAGGTCGCCGGGCCCGACCCACCTCCCCTGAGCTCG AGTCTTCGGATGACTCCTATGTGTCTGCTGGAGAAGAGCCCCTAGAGGCCCCTGTGTTTGAGATCCCCCTGCAAAATGTGGTGGTGGCACCAGGGACAGATGTGCTGCTCAAGTGTATCGTCACTGCCAACCCACAGCCCCAAG TGTCCTGGCACAAGGATGGTTCAGCACTGCACAGCGAGGGCCGCCTCCTCCTCCGGGCTGAGGGTGAGCGCCACACCCTGCTGCTCAGGGAGGCCCGGGTTGCAGACGCTGGGAACTACATGGCCACTGCCACCAACGAGCTGGGCCAGGCCACCTGTGCTGCCTCGCTGACTGTGAGACCCG gTGGGTCTACATCCCCTTTTAGCAGCCCCATCACCTCCGACGAGGAGTACCTGAGCCCCCCAGAGGAGTTCCCAGAGCCTGGGGAGACCTGGCCCAGAACCCCCACCATGAAGCCCAGTCCCAGCCAGAACCGCCGTTCTTCCGACACTGGCTCCAAGGCACCCCCCACCTTCAAG GTCTCACTTATGGACCAGTCAGTAAGAGAAGGCCAAGATGTCATCATGAGCATCCGCGTGCACGGGGAGCCCAAGCCTGTGGTCTCTTG GCTGAGAAACCGCCAGCCCGTGCGCCCGGACCAGCGGCGCTTTGcggaggaggctgagggtgggctGTGCCGGCTGCGGATCCTGGCTGCGGAGCGAGGTGATGCTGGCTTCTACACTTGTAAAGCGGTCAATGAGTACGGTGCTCGACAGTGTGAGGCCCGCTTGGAGGTCCGAG GCGAGTGA
- the SPEG gene encoding striated muscle preferentially expressed protein kinase isoform X31, with protein MKKLWVKKRFQKTGHSRRAFGRLTHVFRSCRKQSYDSETAEDDISDVQGTQRLELRDDGAFSTPTGGSDTLVGTSLDTPPTSVTGTSEEQVSWWGSGQTVLEQEAGSGGGTRRLPGSPSSVPQSGLRREEPDLQPQLASEAPRRPAQPLPSKSALLPPPSPRVGKRSPPGPSAQPAATTTSPHRRTQEPVLPEDTTAEEKRGKKSKSSGPSLAGTAESRPQTPLSEASGRLSALGRSPRLVRAGSRILDKLQFFEERRRSLERSDSPPAPLRPWVPLRKARSLEQPKSERGAPWGTPGASQEELRAPGSVAERRRLFQQKAASLDERTRQRSPASDLELRFAQELGRIRRSTSREELVRSHESLRATLQRAPSPREPGEPPLFSRPSTPKTSRAVSPAATQPPPPSSAGKPGDEPGRPRSRGPAGRTEPGEGPQQEVRRRDQFPLTRSRAIQECRSPVPPPAADPPEARTKAPPGRKREPPAQAVRFLPWATPGLEGAAVPQTLEKNRAGPEAEKRLRRGPEEDGPWGLWDRRGARSQGKGRRARPTSPELAESSDDSYVSAGEEPLEAPVFEIPLQNVVVAPGTDVLLKCIVTANPQPQVSWHKDGSALHSEGRLLLRAEGERHTLLLREARVADAGNYMATATNELGQATCAASLTVRPGGSTSPFSSPITSDEEYLSPPEEFPEPGETWPRTPTMKPSPSQNRRSSDTGSKAPPTFKVSLMDQSVREGQDVIMSIRVHGEPKPVVSWLRNRQPVRPDQRRFAEEAEGGLCRLRILAAERGDAGFYTCKAVNEYGARQCEARLEVRGE; from the exons ATGAAGAAGCTGTGGGTGAAGAAGCGTTTCCAG AAAACCGGCCATTCCCGCCGGGCCTTTGGCCGACTCACCCATG TTTTCCGCTCCTGCAGAAAGCAAAGTTACG ACTCAGAGACAGCTGAGGATGACATCAGCGATGTGCAGGGGACCCAGCGCCTGGAGCTTCGGGATGACGGGGCCTTCAGCACCCCCACGG GGGGCTCTGACACCCTGGTGGGCACCTCCCTGGACACACCCCCGACCTCCGTGACAGGGACCTCAGAGGAGCAAGTGAGCTGGTGGGGCAGCGGGCAGACGGTCCTGGAGCAGGAAGCGGGCAGTGGGGGTGGCACCCGCCGCCTCCCGGGCAGCCCAAG CAGCGTCCCTCAGAGCGGGTTGCGCAGGGAGGAGCCCGACCTTCAGCCTCAGCTGGCCAGCGAAGCCCCGCGCCGTCCGGCCCAGCCACTTCCCTCCAAATCCGCGCTGCTTCCCCCACCGTCCCCTCGGGTGGGGAAGCGGTCCCCACCGGGACCCTCGGCCCAGCCCGCGGCCACCACCACGTCACCCCACCGCCGCACTCAGGAGCCAGTGCTGCCCGAGGACACCACTGCGGAAGAGAAGCGGGGGAAGAAGTCCAAGTCGTCTGGGCCCTCCCTGGCTGGCACCGCGGAATCCCGACCCCAGACGCCGCTGAGCGAGGCCTCCGGCCGCCTGTCGGCGCTGGGCCGTTCGCCTAGGCTGGTGCGCGCCGGCTCCCGCATCCTGGACAAGCTGCAGTTCTTCGAGGAGCGACGGCGCAGCCTGGAGCGCAGCGACTCGCCGCCGGCGCCCCTGCGGCCCTGGGTGCCCCTGCGCAAGGCCCGCTCTCTGGAACAGCCCAAGTCGGAGCGCGGCGCGCCGTGGGGCACCCCCGGAGCCTCGCAGGAAGAGCTGCGGGCGCCGGGCAGCGTGGCCGAGCGGCGCCGCCTGTTCCAGCAGAAAGCAGCCTCGCTGGACGAGCGCACACGGCAGCGCAGCCCGGCCTCCGACCTCGAGCTGCGCTTCGCCCAGGAGCTGGGCCGCATCCGCCGCTCCACGTCGCGGGAGGAGCTAGTGCGTTCGCACGAGTCCTTGCGCGCCACGCTGCAGCGCGCGCCGTCCCCTCGAGAGCCCGGCGAGCCCCCGCTCTTCTCTCGGCCCTCCACCCCCAAGACTTCGCGGGCCGTGAGCCCTGCCGCCACCCAGCCGCCCCCTCCAAGCAGCGCGGGGAAGCCTGGGGACGAGCCTGGGAGGCCCAGGAGCCGCGGGCCGGCGGGCAGGACGGAGCCGGGGGAAGGCCCGCAGCAGGAAGTTAGGCGTCGGGACCAATTCCCGCTGACCCGGAGCAGAGCCATCCAGGAGTGCAGGAGCCCCGTGCCGCCCCCCGCCGCCGATCCCCCCGAGGCCAGGACGAAGGCCCCCCCTGGTCGGAAGCGGGAGCCCCCGGCGCAGGCCGTGCGCTTCCTGCCCTGGGCCACCCCGGGCCTGGAAGGCGCTGCTGTACCCCAGACCTTGGAGAAGAACAGGGCGGGGCCCGAGGCAGAGAAGAGGCTGCGCAGAGGGCCAGAGGAAGACGGTCCCTGGGGGCTCTGGGACCGCCGAGGGGCCCGCAGCCAGGGCAAAGGTCGCCGGGCCCGACCCACCTCCCCTGAGCTCG CAGAGTCTTCGGATGACTCCTATGTGTCTGCTGGAGAAGAGCCCCTAGAGGCCCCTGTGTTTGAGATCCCCCTGCAAAATGTGGTGGTGGCACCAGGGACAGATGTGCTGCTCAAGTGTATCGTCACTGCCAACCCACAGCCCCAAG TGTCCTGGCACAAGGATGGTTCAGCACTGCACAGCGAGGGCCGCCTCCTCCTCCGGGCTGAGGGTGAGCGCCACACCCTGCTGCTCAGGGAGGCCCGGGTTGCAGACGCTGGGAACTACATGGCCACTGCCACCAACGAGCTGGGCCAGGCCACCTGTGCTGCCTCGCTGACTGTGAGACCCG gTGGGTCTACATCCCCTTTTAGCAGCCCCATCACCTCCGACGAGGAGTACCTGAGCCCCCCAGAGGAGTTCCCAGAGCCTGGGGAGACCTGGCCCAGAACCCCCACCATGAAGCCCAGTCCCAGCCAGAACCGCCGTTCTTCCGACACTGGCTCCAAGGCACCCCCCACCTTCAAG GTCTCACTTATGGACCAGTCAGTAAGAGAAGGCCAAGATGTCATCATGAGCATCCGCGTGCACGGGGAGCCCAAGCCTGTGGTCTCTTG GCTGAGAAACCGCCAGCCCGTGCGCCCGGACCAGCGGCGCTTTGcggaggaggctgagggtgggctGTGCCGGCTGCGGATCCTGGCTGCGGAGCGAGGTGATGCTGGCTTCTACACTTGTAAAGCGGTCAATGAGTACGGTGCTCGACAGTGTGAGGCCCGCTTGGAGGTCCGAG GCGAGTGA
- the SPEG gene encoding striated muscle preferentially expressed protein kinase isoform X32, translating into MKKLWVKKRFQKTGHSRRAFGRLTHVFRSCRKQSYDSETAEDDISDVQGTQRLELRDDGAFSTPTGGSDTLVGTSLDTPPTSVTGTSEEQVSWWGSGQTVLEQEAGSGGGTRRLPGSPSSVPQSGLRREEPDLQPQLASEAPRRPAQPLPSKSALLPPPSPRVGKRSPPGPSAQPAATTTSPHRRTQEPVLPEDTTAEEKRGKKSKSSGPSLAGTAESRPQTPLSEASGRLSALGRSPRLVRAGSRILDKLQFFEERRRSLERSDSPPAPLRPWVPLRKARSLEQPKSERGAPWGTPGASQEELRAPGSVAERRRLFQQKAASLDERTRQRSPASDLELRFAQELGRIRRSTSREELVRSHESLRATLQRAPSPREPGEPPLFSRPSTPKTSRAVSPAATQPPPPSSAGKPGDEPGRPRSRGPAGRTEPGEGPQQEVRRRDQFPLTRSRAIQECRSPVPPPAADPPEARTKAPPGRKREPPAQAVRFLPWATPGLEGAAVPQTLEKNRAGPEAEKRLRRGPEEDGPWGLWDRRGARSQGKGRRARPTSPELESSDDSYVSAGEEPLEAPVFEIPLQNVVVAPGTDVLLKCIVTANPQPQVSWHKDGSALHSEGRLLLRAEGERHTLLLREARVADAGNYMATATNELGQATCAASLTVRPGGSTSPFSSPITSDEEYLSPPEEFPEPGETWPRTPTMKPSPSQNRRSSDTGSKAPPTFKVSLMDQSVREGQDVIMSIRVHGEPKPVVSWLRNRQPVRPDQRRFAEEAEGGLCRLRILAAERGDAGFYTCKAVNEYGARQCEARLEVRGE; encoded by the exons ATGAAGAAGCTGTGGGTGAAGAAGCGTTTCCAG AAAACCGGCCATTCCCGCCGGGCCTTTGGCCGACTCACCCATG TTTTCCGCTCCTGCAGAAAGCAAAGTTACG ACTCAGAGACAGCTGAGGATGACATCAGCGATGTGCAGGGGACCCAGCGCCTGGAGCTTCGGGATGACGGGGCCTTCAGCACCCCCACGG GGGGCTCTGACACCCTGGTGGGCACCTCCCTGGACACACCCCCGACCTCCGTGACAGGGACCTCAGAGGAGCAAGTGAGCTGGTGGGGCAGCGGGCAGACGGTCCTGGAGCAGGAAGCGGGCAGTGGGGGTGGCACCCGCCGCCTCCCGGGCAGCCCAAG CAGCGTCCCTCAGAGCGGGTTGCGCAGGGAGGAGCCCGACCTTCAGCCTCAGCTGGCCAGCGAAGCCCCGCGCCGTCCGGCCCAGCCACTTCCCTCCAAATCCGCGCTGCTTCCCCCACCGTCCCCTCGGGTGGGGAAGCGGTCCCCACCGGGACCCTCGGCCCAGCCCGCGGCCACCACCACGTCACCCCACCGCCGCACTCAGGAGCCAGTGCTGCCCGAGGACACCACTGCGGAAGAGAAGCGGGGGAAGAAGTCCAAGTCGTCTGGGCCCTCCCTGGCTGGCACCGCGGAATCCCGACCCCAGACGCCGCTGAGCGAGGCCTCCGGCCGCCTGTCGGCGCTGGGCCGTTCGCCTAGGCTGGTGCGCGCCGGCTCCCGCATCCTGGACAAGCTGCAGTTCTTCGAGGAGCGACGGCGCAGCCTGGAGCGCAGCGACTCGCCGCCGGCGCCCCTGCGGCCCTGGGTGCCCCTGCGCAAGGCCCGCTCTCTGGAACAGCCCAAGTCGGAGCGCGGCGCGCCGTGGGGCACCCCCGGAGCCTCGCAGGAAGAGCTGCGGGCGCCGGGCAGCGTGGCCGAGCGGCGCCGCCTGTTCCAGCAGAAAGCAGCCTCGCTGGACGAGCGCACACGGCAGCGCAGCCCGGCCTCCGACCTCGAGCTGCGCTTCGCCCAGGAGCTGGGCCGCATCCGCCGCTCCACGTCGCGGGAGGAGCTAGTGCGTTCGCACGAGTCCTTGCGCGCCACGCTGCAGCGCGCGCCGTCCCCTCGAGAGCCCGGCGAGCCCCCGCTCTTCTCTCGGCCCTCCACCCCCAAGACTTCGCGGGCCGTGAGCCCTGCCGCCACCCAGCCGCCCCCTCCAAGCAGCGCGGGGAAGCCTGGGGACGAGCCTGGGAGGCCCAGGAGCCGCGGGCCGGCGGGCAGGACGGAGCCGGGGGAAGGCCCGCAGCAGGAAGTTAGGCGTCGGGACCAATTCCCGCTGACCCGGAGCAGAGCCATCCAGGAGTGCAGGAGCCCCGTGCCGCCCCCCGCCGCCGATCCCCCCGAGGCCAGGACGAAGGCCCCCCCTGGTCGGAAGCGGGAGCCCCCGGCGCAGGCCGTGCGCTTCCTGCCCTGGGCCACCCCGGGCCTGGAAGGCGCTGCTGTACCCCAGACCTTGGAGAAGAACAGGGCGGGGCCCGAGGCAGAGAAGAGGCTGCGCAGAGGGCCAGAGGAAGACGGTCCCTGGGGGCTCTGGGACCGCCGAGGGGCCCGCAGCCAGGGCAAAGGTCGCCGGGCCCGACCCACCTCCCCTGAGCTCG AGTCTTCGGATGACTCCTATGTGTCTGCTGGAGAAGAGCCCCTAGAGGCCCCTGTGTTTGAGATCCCCCTGCAAAATGTGGTGGTGGCACCAGGGACAGATGTGCTGCTCAAGTGTATCGTCACTGCCAACCCACAGCCCCAAG TGTCCTGGCACAAGGATGGTTCAGCACTGCACAGCGAGGGCCGCCTCCTCCTCCGGGCTGAGGGTGAGCGCCACACCCTGCTGCTCAGGGAGGCCCGGGTTGCAGACGCTGGGAACTACATGGCCACTGCCACCAACGAGCTGGGCCAGGCCACCTGTGCTGCCTCGCTGACTGTGAGACCCG gTGGGTCTACATCCCCTTTTAGCAGCCCCATCACCTCCGACGAGGAGTACCTGAGCCCCCCAGAGGAGTTCCCAGAGCCTGGGGAGACCTGGCCCAGAACCCCCACCATGAAGCCCAGTCCCAGCCAGAACCGCCGTTCTTCCGACACTGGCTCCAAGGCACCCCCCACCTTCAAG GTCTCACTTATGGACCAGTCAGTAAGAGAAGGCCAAGATGTCATCATGAGCATCCGCGTGCACGGGGAGCCCAAGCCTGTGGTCTCTTG GCTGAGAAACCGCCAGCCCGTGCGCCCGGACCAGCGGCGCTTTGcggaggaggctgagggtgggctGTGCCGGCTGCGGATCCTGGCTGCGGAGCGAGGTGATGCTGGCTTCTACACTTGTAAAGCGGTCAATGAGTACGGTGCTCGACAGTGTGAGGCCCGCTTGGAGGTCCGAG GCGAGTGA
- the SPEG gene encoding striated muscle preferentially expressed protein kinase isoform X39, with translation MATATNELGQATCAASLTVRPGGSTSPFSSPITSDEEYLSPPEEFPEPGETWPRTPTMKPSPSQNRRSSDTGSKAPPTFKVSLMDQSVREGQDVIMSIRVHGEPKPVVSWLRNRQPVRPDQRRFAEEAEGGLCRLRILAAERGDAGFYTCKAVNEYGARQCEARLEVRGE, from the exons ATGGCCACTGCCACCAACGAGCTGGGCCAGGCCACCTGTGCTGCCTCGCTGACTGTGAGACCCG gTGGGTCTACATCCCCTTTTAGCAGCCCCATCACCTCCGACGAGGAGTACCTGAGCCCCCCAGAGGAGTTCCCAGAGCCTGGGGAGACCTGGCCCAGAACCCCCACCATGAAGCCCAGTCCCAGCCAGAACCGCCGTTCTTCCGACACTGGCTCCAAGGCACCCCCCACCTTCAAG GTCTCACTTATGGACCAGTCAGTAAGAGAAGGCCAAGATGTCATCATGAGCATCCGCGTGCACGGGGAGCCCAAGCCTGTGGTCTCTTG GCTGAGAAACCGCCAGCCCGTGCGCCCGGACCAGCGGCGCTTTGcggaggaggctgagggtgggctGTGCCGGCTGCGGATCCTGGCTGCGGAGCGAGGTGATGCTGGCTTCTACACTTGTAAAGCGGTCAATGAGTACGGTGCTCGACAGTGTGAGGCCCGCTTGGAGGTCCGAG GCGAGTGA
- the SPEG gene encoding striated muscle preferentially expressed protein kinase isoform X40, whose amino-acid sequence MKPSPSQNRRSSDTGSKAPPTFKVSLMDQSVREGQDVIMSIRVHGEPKPVVSWLRNRQPVRPDQRRFAEEAEGGLCRLRILAAERGDAGFYTCKAVNEYGARQCEARLEVRGE is encoded by the exons ATGAAGCCCAGTCCCAGCCAGAACCGCCGTTCTTCCGACACTGGCTCCAAGGCACCCCCCACCTTCAAG GTCTCACTTATGGACCAGTCAGTAAGAGAAGGCCAAGATGTCATCATGAGCATCCGCGTGCACGGGGAGCCCAAGCCTGTGGTCTCTTG GCTGAGAAACCGCCAGCCCGTGCGCCCGGACCAGCGGCGCTTTGcggaggaggctgagggtgggctGTGCCGGCTGCGGATCCTGGCTGCGGAGCGAGGTGATGCTGGCTTCTACACTTGTAAAGCGGTCAATGAGTACGGTGCTCGACAGTGTGAGGCCCGCTTGGAGGTCCGAG GCGAGTGA